AGTTGCCAATAAATTTTTAATGTATACACCTATTCTAACACCCCATCACTTAGATAGAGTATGCGCTTAGACCAACTTGCAACTTCATCATCATGGGTTACCAAAATTATTGTAACCTTTGACTCACTGTGTAAACCTTTTAGTAAACTTAAAATTTGATTACTTGTCTCACTATCAAGGCTACCCGTTGGTTCATCAGCAAATATAATATGGGGTTTATGTATTATCGCTCTTGCAATTGCAGCTCTTTGTTTTTCACCACCAGAAAGCTGGGCAGGTAATTTATTCTCTAAACCTTTTAAACCAACCCTCTCTAATACTTCAAAGACATAGTTTTTATTATAGTTCTTATTTAATAAAAGCGGTATTCTCACATTTTCAAAAAGAGATAGATTATCTAATAAATTAAAAAACTGGAAGATAAAACCCAGCTTTTTACGCCTATATTTAGTCATCTCTAAATCATTAGCAAAATTTAATTTTTTATTTTCAATTGTTATGCTGCCAACATCTGGGCTATCCATACCTGCTAAAATATTTAACAAAGTTGTCTTGCCACTTCCAGATCTGCCCATAATGCATAGGAATTCCCCTTTTTTAATGTATAAATCTATTCCCTTTAAGACATGTTGGCCTCCATAATATTTATGTATATTCTTTGCGCTCAACATTTATATCTCCATATAAATTTTCATCCTAATATCCCGTTAGCTCCACATAGGCTTTACCATTTACTGATCCTTCAACAACACATGCTCCTTCCCAATATATTGGTATATTCATTTCTGATGGAATAAACTCCTGATCCTTAACAAGAGGAATTACCTTTAAATCTAGGTTTTCAGAAGGTATTCTAATATACCACTTTGAGGGATATTTTTTACCTGTTTTTTTAGACCTATAATGGGATAAAACTTTGATATCAAAATCCTTTAACTTGATTGTTCTATATGAACTATCAGGATAAACTATCGTTCCCATTGATACATTTTCTATATCACCACCTTGATCTCTTAAAAGATATAACATAATATCTCTGCCATCATTTAGCTGTACCGAAAACCAGTCCCATCCTTTTATTTTTGTAGCATCATAATCTGAGTTAATTTCTCTATCAAACCAAGAGATACCTTTCACATTATATGTTTTACCATTTAAGTTAATCTCTCCTGTAGTTTTAAGTCTTGTAATTGAAAAATAGAGGGATGCACATTCCTCGCAGCTATCAACCTTCCTTGAATAACCATTGTCACCATTTTTAACTGGATTTTTCATTGCAGTTAACTCTAAATTTATACTAAAATTATCATTTTTAGAATAAATCTCAAAATTATCAATATTCCCTTTTAGATAGCTATCAAACACCCAGACAATCTTCTTGTCGGCTGAAAAACCTGCAACATTATAAGCTCCTCTTGATAAAGTGTTTTTGTAGTAATATTTATGTTTGTTAATATCAGTAATTGCTGAGTGCAACATATATACTCTATTTAGTCCAAAAGGGGATTTAAATTTTTCATTATTTACATTAACAATAAAAAAGGTAGTCTCATAACCAAAGGACTTCCCGCTATCATTTTCTAAATGCCCTGTAAAGTACCACCACT
This Deferribacterota bacterium DNA region includes the following protein-coding sequences:
- a CDS encoding lipocalin-like domain-containing protein; this encodes MFYNRFMIYRYFLFCLIFIKILSPPLLYSEDFTKLSSNDSVSIPRDLYYRDNFASQWWYFTGHLENDSGKSFGYETTFFIVNVNNEKFKSPFGLNRVYMLHSAITDINKHKYYYKNTLSRGAYNVAGFSADKKIVWVFDSYLKGNIDNFEIYSKNDNFSINLELTAMKNPVKNGDNGYSRKVDSCEECASLYFSITRLKTTGEINLNGKTYNVKGISWFDREINSDYDATKIKGWDWFSVQLNDGRDIMLYLLRDQGGDIENVSMGTIVYPDSSYRTIKLKDFDIKVLSHYRSKKTGKKYPSKWYIRIPSENLDLKVIPLVKDQEFIPSEMNIPIYWEGACVVEGSVNGKAYVELTGY
- a CDS encoding ABC transporter ATP-binding protein; this translates as MLSAKNIHKYYGGQHVLKGIDLYIKKGEFLCIMGRSGSGKTTLLNILAGMDSPDVGSITIENKKLNFANDLEMTKYRRKKLGFIFQFFNLLDNLSLFENVRIPLLLNKNYNKNYVFEVLERVGLKGLENKLPAQLSGGEKQRAAIARAIIHKPHIIFADEPTGSLDSETSNQILSLLKGLHSESKVTIILVTHDDEVASWSKRILYLSDGVLE